A DNA window from Bacillota bacterium contains the following coding sequences:
- the cobO gene encoding cob(I)yrinic acid a,c-diamide adenosyltransferase yields the protein MRPAGPAASGPQGESEPADIGGRGRGASEKRLERGLIQVYTGAGKGKTTAALGLALRAAGWGLKVDIIQFIKGRGITGEVRGIEPLEPRVTITQFGTGRFILKDEPGDVEKELARRALQRATDDFLNGDYDIVILDEVSHAVNKGMITLAELLRLIEKKPDHVELVLTGRDMPSEVVEAADLVTEMVAVKHPYEEGVGARKGIEY from the coding sequence ATGCGACCAGCCGGGCCAGCTGCAAGCGGGCCACAGGGGGAATCTGAACCTGCTGACATCGGGGGGAGGGGAAGGGGGGCTTCTGAAAAGCGCCTGGAACGAGGCCTTATCCAGGTCTATACAGGAGCGGGCAAGGGGAAGACGACAGCAGCCCTAGGGCTGGCCCTGCGGGCAGCAGGGTGGGGGCTCAAGGTTGATATCATCCAGTTTATAAAGGGGCGCGGGATTACAGGCGAGGTGAGAGGTATTGAGCCTCTGGAGCCACGTGTCACTATAACACAGTTTGGGACAGGAAGGTTCATCCTGAAAGATGAACCCGGAGACGTTGAAAAAGAGCTCGCCCGTAGGGCACTCCAGAGGGCCACGGATGACTTCTTGAACGGCGATTATGACATCGTGATCCTTGATGAAGTGAGCCATGCGGTAAATAAAGGCATGATAACCCTGGCAGAACTCCTGCGACTAATCGAGAAGAAGCCGGATCATGTGGAGCTGGTGCTGACCGGCCGGGATATGCCTAGTGAGGTGGTCGAAGCCGCCGATCTTGTAACGGAAATGGTGGCCGTGAAGCACCCCTATGAAGAGGGTGTAGGGGCGAGAAAGGGGATCGAGTATTAA
- a CDS encoding methyltransferase domain-containing protein, whose amino-acid sequence MQGSELMTMPGGAEGRRIFDSERATFFDTLAHTWDERVPPRYECSVRRVMKAARIDQDSVILDVGTGTGRLIPYVLDCGPKQVIACDISAEMLRCVRRRFQHNAMVSTLLADARDLPLGDRSIDVIICHEVYPHFAEKTAAVRELFRVARPGGRFIISHFGGRDFVNRVHLGVSYPLIRKDILPPVNDVAAVLRIAGFTVEEALDEDDLYLIATVKPI is encoded by the coding sequence ATGCAGGGGAGTGAATTAATGACTATGCCCGGAGGCGCGGAAGGAAGACGCATCTTTGACAGCGAACGCGCAACATTCTTCGATACACTGGCGCACACATGGGATGAAAGGGTTCCACCCCGCTACGAGTGTTCTGTACGTAGGGTGATGAAGGCTGCCAGAATCGACCAGGACAGCGTCATCCTGGATGTCGGGACCGGGACCGGGCGCCTGATCCCATACGTACTGGACTGCGGGCCAAAGCAGGTCATCGCCTGCGACATCTCAGCGGAGATGCTTCGTTGCGTGCGCAGGAGATTCCAGCATAACGCGATGGTATCTACCCTCCTGGCAGACGCCCGCGACCTGCCCCTGGGCGATCGAAGCATAGATGTAATAATATGCCACGAAGTATATCCCCACTTCGCGGAGAAGACGGCAGCGGTAAGGGAGCTCTTCAGAGTGGCGCGCCCCGGCGGGAGGTTTATCATAAGCCACTTTGGCGGGCGGGACTTCGTAAACCGCGTTCACCTCGGAGTGAGTTACCCGCTGATAAGGAAGGATATTCTCCCACCGGTCAACGATGTGGCTGCGGTGCTTCGCATAGCGGGATTTACAGTAGAAGAGGCCCTGGACGAGGATGATCTCTACCTGATAGCGACTGTAAAGCCGATTTGA
- a CDS encoding BON domain-containing protein, protein MVKRKVNVNDTDRDTTRDGGENRDRDRATRAVQAAIEADEGMRPYGIKVEARGDDKVRIWGVVDTLSEKNRAGDIARSIPGISEVENDLAISTDGEISDSEVAFEAREELAAEPGVDLRGVGVQSGGGTVILKGEVESEGEREAAMRAVSKARGARMVVSQLKDKGTGPNRGNNGA, encoded by the coding sequence ATGGTCAAAAGAAAGGTGAATGTGAATGATACGGACAGGGATACGACCAGGGACGGGGGTGAGAATAGGGACAGAGATAGGGCGACCCGGGCAGTTCAAGCCGCCATCGAGGCCGATGAGGGAATGCGTCCCTATGGGATCAAGGTGGAGGCCCGCGGTGATGACAAGGTGCGAATCTGGGGGGTCGTGGATACCCTCTCGGAAAAGAACCGGGCCGGGGATATAGCTCGAAGCATCCCGGGCATATCTGAGGTGGAGAATGACCTCGCGATCTCCACGGATGGAGAGATCAGCGACTCCGAGGTGGCTTTTGAAGCGCGGGAGGAGCTGGCCGCGGAGCCAGGGGTGGACCTGCGGGGTGTCGGAGTCCAATCTGGGGGTGGGACGGTTATCCTGAAGGGCGAGGTGGAAAGCGAGGGCGAGCGGGAGGCCGCTATGCGGGCAGTATCAAAGGCGCGCGGGGCGAGGATGGTTGTAAGCCAGTTAAAAGACAAAGGGACCGGGCCCAATAGGGGGAATAACGGGGCATAG
- a CDS encoding ECF transporter S component, with product MIRVAIFIALSAIGGFIKIPSPTGTVALDSMPGYLGALICGGKEGAIIAALGHIFSAATVGFPMTLPLHLFVAIQMAAYAAVFGYVAKRINSIAAVVIGILLNGVIAPALFIPLPGFGTAFFAGMLLPLILGSAINVIIAAILFGALKGARVIS from the coding sequence ATGATCAGGGTAGCCATATTCATTGCATTGAGCGCGATCGGGGGGTTCATCAAGATACCGAGCCCCACCGGCACCGTAGCTCTTGATTCTATGCCAGGCTACCTCGGCGCCCTCATTTGCGGTGGCAAGGAGGGCGCCATAATAGCCGCCCTAGGCCATATCTTCAGCGCAGCAACCGTCGGCTTCCCGATGACGCTCCCTCTTCATTTATTTGTGGCGATCCAGATGGCGGCATATGCCGCGGTCTTCGGCTACGTGGCAAAGCGCATCAATAGCATCGCAGCCGTGGTAATCGGCATACTCCTCAACGGAGTCATTGCGCCGGCGCTCTTCATCCCCCTACCGGGGTTTGGCACAGCATTTTTTGCTGGAATGCTCCTGCCCCTGATTCTTGGTTCCGCGATCAATGTCATCATAGCGGCCATACTATTCGGTGCGCTCAAGGGCGCCAGGGTGATAAGTTAG